In Anopheles gambiae chromosome 2, idAnoGambNW_F1_1, whole genome shotgun sequence, a single window of DNA contains:
- the LOC1269964 gene encoding chymotrypsin-2-like, giving the protein MTFFRVFVLCSVLCLTAAHPKQDDSGRIVGGTEAAPGTAPYQVSLQGLFSHMCGGTIIDRQWVLTAAHCAILPPKLMQVLAGTNDLRSGGKRYGVEQFFVHSRFNKPPFHNDIALVKLKTPLEFGEFVQAVEYSERQLPVNATVRATGWGKVSTSGSVPRMLQTINLRYVPYEECKRLLEDNPAVDLGHICTLTKEGEGVCNGDSGGPLVYEGKVVGVANFAVPCAQGYPDGFASVSYYHDWIRTTLANNS; this is encoded by the exons ATGACGTTCTTTAGAGTGTTCGTGCTGTGTTCGGTGCTATGTCTCACCGCCG CTCATCCCAAGCAGGATGATAGCGGTCGCATCGTTGGAGGTACGGAAGCAGCTCCCGGTACCGCTCCGTACCAAGTGTCGCTGCAAGGACTGTTTAGCCATATGTGCGGTGGTACCATCATCGATCGCCAATGGGTGCTAACGGCAGCCCACTGTGCCATACTGCCGCCCAAGCTAATGCAGGTGCTCGCTGGTACGAACGATTTGCGGTCCGGTGGCAAGCGGTACGGTGTGGAGCAGTTCTTCGTGCACAGCCGCTTCAACAAGCCACCGTTCCACAATGACATTGCGCTGGTGAAGCTGAAGACGCCCCTGGAGTTCGGAGAGTTCGTACAAGCCGTCGAGTACTCGGAGCGACAGCTTCCGGTAAATGCAACGGTCAGGGCGACTGGTTGGGGTAAGGTTTCGACCTCTGGGTCTGTGCCGAGAATGCTCCAAACGATCAACTTGCGGTACGTGCCGTACGAGGAATGCAAGCGGCTCCTCGAGGACAATCCAGCAGTCGACTTGGGCCATATCTGCACATTGACGAAGGAGGGCGAAGGTGTTTGTAAT GGCGATTCCGGTGGACCGCTGGTGTACGAAGGAAAGGTTGTCGGAGTGGCCAACTTTGCGGTACCATGTGCCCAGGGCTATCCGGATGGTTTTGCCAGTGTGTCATATTATCACGATTGGATTCGGACGACACTCGCCAACAATTCTTAA